Below is a genomic region from Mustelus asterias unplaced genomic scaffold, sMusAst1.hap1.1 HAP1_SCAFFOLD_1523, whole genome shotgun sequence.
CCCTGAAATTCAGACAAGTTAGGTCTGGGGGCCAGAGAGAGACCAGACCTCAGAAAGACCGGGTTTCTTTGAGGGCAGGCAGCACCGATGCCTTGGCATATCTATTGCCCCAGAGGATAGGCCCATCTGTGCACCAAATAGTGTCCAATAAAGAGGCCTTCCCCGAGAATCGATTTTGAGGCCACCATCTGGAATGCCATCAAATGCCTTCTTCTGCCATTTTGCCACCATTCCAAGGTTGATCCTGGGTTTACTTTCTCCTCCAGCAATCACTTATTCTAACCTGAACCTGATGCTTACTATCTGTTAGTTAATATCCCATCCAGTTGGACCAGTCCTGCTTcttcctctcctttgctattaaTTTATTATCCAATATATCAACAAAATAAAATTAACTTCTACATCACAACAACATATTTGAACCATTTTGCACTAAAAAAAAATCCAGTCTGACCCATAAGACTGTAAATGTGTGACCTCTGACTGAATTTTGGAAACAATCCGTGAACATGCACTTCAGCGTAAGGCCACAATTGATTTGCCCTTTATTCTTCACAACTCTAGTCTAATGAGTCTGAAATTCTCAAATCTCTGTTATAACATCAATCCATTCATCTTCAGTAACATCCGTATATATTCTCAGGACAGTTTTCTAATTGCTTTTATTTTCCTATAATGGAGGGTCCGAAATAATCCGTAACTGAGTGAAACTCTGACCATGTGCTCTGCGTTTGGCTGGCACTCCTCCCCAGGGAAACATCAGCATCTTGAGCACATCTACTCTGTAGTTTATCTTTAAACTGCTGAAGAACACCCTAAAGCCACAGGACATTGTGTGATAAAGTTACTGGAATGTTATGGATCACATCTATAAGGACTGTTGTCACCAAAAGGGGATTTTGCTCTGAGTTTATTCAAGCAAAGATCTTCAGGGGATGTTTAACAGTTCTATTAAGTGTATTCTTTCCCTTATTTGAATCATTTGTTAACCTTAATGCAATACCATCACAATTGGCCTGAGCTACTTTTTCAGAAAATCTTTGCAGAAtagaaaaattaaaaaaaacattttgacagCTGTTTCAAACTTCCCTTTGTGGTTCGTGCACCCTTCTATGTGCACTACCTCATTCAGACCACCACTCACGGCTGAGACTTCAGATGTCTTTCTGTCCCTTCTGCCTCTcgactttcctcacctcctgaaGACATTTCTGAACACCCTGCTTTGTATTGGGTTCATGGTCCGATTTCTCCTCTCTTTGTGTGTTGTAAACTCTGAATGTAAACTGGTGATGAATGTTAAAACTTTGTGAACATGGTTAGTGACATTTCACACTAACTGTAAACATGCAAAATAATGGTTTCAGATATTTCAGTTAATGATGTGAAAATGATTGAATTGTTATCGTTGGTTGATTTTCATGATTGATAAATCAacaatgtttccattcatctgtgGTAATTCCTgagacagctacagcacgggattacttgtgtgccaaactgaGAGCGGTATTCCAGCCATTAAATTTAGTTTATTCACATTCATTTGAAGGAATGATGGAATCAAGATGTGTGGAGAATATTCATCACTTTTCAGAATGACATTTCACCAAAACCAGTTGCTGCTTCCTGTCCTCCAAacaactgggaaatcccatcCCTGAGCAAGTCCTTTCCTTCCCTTTCCCAGTGTTTACCTTTCACACCTCATCAATATATTCTTTATTATTCTTTACAGAAAGTCAGTGAGCTCGTGGAGAAGGGAAACAGGGCGGGcagttccaaacttctcctcaATCTGGTTATGGAGAAAGGACCTCGGGCTCGAAGGatgatgtgggaatcctttgtgaaAATGCACCACAGATTACGGAAATTGGGCACAATACTGAGAGAAATACGGGAACTTGGTATGGTAAAATCACACTGAATTCAGTTTCAGACCCAAACACTGCAAACTTTACTACAATATTACACAGACCTGATTTCATGGAAGTTAATTCTTTTCAACAGGTTCTGATCCAATTAATTATATGAAAGTTGGACAAGAATTATCAGAAATACCCAGCCACCTGAAAGGTAAGGGAGGATTTCAGACAATTAATTTTACTTGTGAGAATCTGGGTATTTGAAAGTACATCTTTGCCTCGAGGTTATCAGAATTTGAGATACAGAAATTCATAGAGTCTCGGAGCAGGCATAAAAATTGTCTGGAAATCATCAATTCTTGTGAATTCAGCATAGATCTAAGATTCAAAGCATGTGACTTCTGACGTTTCTTGTAATTATAGGGATATTGCTTCACTTCCTTAAATTCACAAAACCCCGTACATGGCGGGACCCTgatacagttttaaacactgtactcacccggcaggatcctgaatCACTGAGAAACcgtgtacacacctggcaggatcctgattcactgagaaaccctgtactcacctgtcaggatcctgattcactgagaaaccctgtacacacccggcaggatcctgattcactgagaaaccctgtactctcctggcaggatcctgattcactgagagaccctgtactcacctggcaggatcctgattcactgagagaccctgtattcacctggcaggatcctgattcactgagaaaccctgtactcacctggcaggatcctgattcactgagaaaccctgtactcacctggcaggatcctgattcactgagaaaccctgtacacacctggcaggatcctgattcactgagagaccctgtcctcacctggcaggatcctgattcactgagaaaccctgtactcacctggcaggatcctgattcactgagaaaccctgtactcacctggcaggatcctgattcactgagaaaccctggacTCACccagcaggatcctgattcactgagaaaccctgtacacacccggcaggatcctgattcactgagaaaccctgtactcaccaggcaggatcctgattcgctgagaaaccctgtactcacctggcaggatcctgattcactgagaaaccttgtactcacctggcaggatcctgattcactgagaaaccctgtactcacctggcaggacccTTACACGGCgtgaaaccctgtactcaccaaGCAGGATGCTGATACACAGTGTgatacctggcaggatcctgatgctCTTAAAACCCTGCACACATCTGGCAGGGTCCTGATGCGCTGCGCGAGCCCGGCAGGGTCCTGATGCAATGTGAAACCGTGTACACACCTGGCtgggtcctgaggcgctgtgcccacctggctgggtgccGAGATGGAGGTGCATTTCCATACGGTCGCATGTGGCATACAGTTTTCTCCCTCCGAGTGTGCACAGCATCACAGGTAAAAATAGTAAAAATCTGCTATGATAGCATTCAGCCGCTGAGCAATCTGTGCCCCAACTCCTCACAATATCCAGTAATCTGCTTCACAAACATCACTGAAGGATTCAAACGTTGAACGACTCGAATCTCCATTGTTATGCAATCAGGATTACGTGGGGGTTTGTACTGTCGACAATACACGGCAGCTTGGATAGTATTCACCATTAGAGAGAAAATATTACCTGCAAAGAAATCTGCATTCAGTAAATTTAGAATCAAGTGAGGATATGAAAATTTTCTTGGCTTTTGTTCACTTTCAAATGAGATTTCCATTAACTTTTAATGAATTAAATCTGTTTTCAGCAAAGTGGTCTTGAGAATTTACTTATTAAAGCCAATAACAATAAtaaacattttctctctgttctaattgaagatctccaacagaaacacaagcagacactccgggtacaaactgaaacactgagagtgaacactatcctcataaaggagaaggttaagattttccagctggttgatcgatacgctgagctaacggttatttctactgttcgagatcggacacttgtcgaacatgaactgctggcaagaggccgagaccatgaagaatggagagagaaacatctccggagagaactggaaaaaatccgaactgatcaattgtttcagagcagcttttccccgagaaaatccaaatctgggaattcagcagcagtgagtggAGTGCCGGggattggaaaaacaacaatggtacaaaagattgtttatgactgggccactgggaaaatatacccacactttcaatttgttttccgttttaaattccgggatttgaacactattaactgtagaataaacctgaggaatctgatattggatcagtatccctactttgggaatattctgggagagctctggaagaagccagagtgattgctgtttatattcgatggtttggatgaattcaaggacaggattgattttgccgacaatcggagaaatacagaacctcagtccatgtgcacagaccccgaatgctggtgtgaagtgtctgacattgtgtacagtttaatacagcacaagctgctcccaggatgttcagtgttagtgaccagccgccccactgcattacatttattggaaaaggctgacatcagtgtctgggctgaaatcctgggatttgttggtgatgaacggaaggaatatttcaacaagttttttggaGATCAGatggtggcagcagctgttttcaaacacgtggaggagaacgagatcctgtacaccatgtgttacaacccttcctactgctggatcctcggtctgtcactgggtcccttctttacactaAGAGGcaggaaacagcagcaagttcccaagaccatcacccaactatattcctactatatttacaacattgtgaaaaaccatggccgagagattgaaaccccccgtgatgtgttactgaagcttggtgagatggccttcacaggagtctccaagaagaagattgtgtttggaaatggagatttgattgagtacaatctacaaccttcccagttcctgtctgggtttCTGATGGAGCTTTTAGAGAGAGAGATgtttctgcccagagtgtggtttacacattcccacacctcaccatccaagagtttgcagCTGCACTctcacaattcctgactccagatcccggggagatcgggaaactcctcagtgaagccgacagtgaggaagatgggcgatttgagatatttctccgttttgttgctggtctgtcctccccacagtcagctcgacccctggagaagtttctgggtccatttcttcatcaaacaacctgccgagtgattgactgggtgaaggagaaggttgaagggcagattggagagacacagactgaaactgggaagaggaagctcctgaacacattccactacctgtttgagtctcagaataaagcactggctcggaacacagtgggatctatGGAAATACTTTCATTTCGCGgattgcgactgaccccgattgactgtgcggtcctgtctcatgtcattggactctgtgatacaataaaacacctcgatctaTGGCGATGCTACATTACGTGTGAAGGGCTCCAGCGGCTGGGACCCGTTCTGCACAAGTGTCAGgagttgaggtaactgtttgTTTGGTCTCGTCCCTGATATTTTCAttgagaagccatttcctttgttctaataAAACAGAGACATGTTTAATTGAGAAAGTCAAGAGGgaaacaatgtccaatggtcacagagaaagcgcgggagaatggcacaaagccataaagctcatttgagagcagctgcagacatgatgggccgattggcctccttctgaacttgtAATAAATCtgattctctgataaaactacagcggttcaagaaggcagattctcgtgggcaaataggcatgggcaatgaatgttggcataACCAGCGATTATTACATTCCTTGAGTGAATACAATCATTATTGagataaattttaaataattagggGTGTAAAGGCCTCgctacaaaattttaaaaaaggatatttcactctcccgacagaaaccatctgattatGTATGATGCTAGAAAGAAATCTGTTTCGCTTGTGTTCGGTACAGCTTACAGTTTGTGGCTAATTATGATCAGGATTATTTTCCTGCACGCTGCCTCTGTTATGTATTATAGTTGGTGTGTGTTATAACGGGACAGTGTCCCTTTATAAGtcatgtgatcactggtgacatcAGTCAGGGTCGCAGTGGCGGTTCAGTCTTGTATTAAACCTCAAAGTGTGCAGTTATGAAAATAGACCTCCCTGTTTGGTTCCAGCAGCCCACGGGTTTTCTGTTCCATGGTTCTGACTGCAGTCTCATAAAAGGCCCAGTATACCATAGCCTCCACCTcaattccaggcagtgcattccagatctgtaccactcgctgtgttaaaaaaaaagcttttttcacactatttgcatcttttgcaaatcactttaaatcttttcTTGATCCTTGTCTGAGCAGCAAAATTTTAATTGCTACCTGTTCTGTTCAGCGCCATCACTATTTTGGAcagttctatcaaatctcccctccacattcttccttccaaggagaacaacctctcCAATCGATCCTATGACTGAAGTTTCACATCCCTGaaccaatcttgtaaacctctttagCACTCTCTCcgatgtgttctcagacttcctAAAGTATGACGCGCTGAAGTGAGATCTAACTGATGTATTTTGCAGGTTCAGCACAGCCTTCTTGCTccgtactctatgcccctattgacaatattatgatcccagctgactaCTGAACAGTCAGGGCTAAGACAGAACTCTGGCTCAGTCGatcataacttttatttattgttttattatttaaaaatgtagatgaacagaataacaaggtagtcgattaacttttaacaaaagactaAAATCTTTGTTAAAAAAATAACTATAATGCACCACTACTTCACCCCATCTAACTTCACAGATGTCTGCAGATCTGTAAGGatgacacaagttacaaaatagatCTTATGCTTTAATGTTCTCAGAAAGTACACAGTAAATGTAAACCAACAAGCCATGTGTGGTCAGATACACCACACTGTGAAACTAATTGACAAATGCCACCCAAAGTAACTTCAGTGGAttcttcttcaaatccccccagaTGTTTGTCACACTGTGAAAAAAAACTAGTCTCACTGGGACTCTTGCTTCCACACGAGTGTCTCTAAGCTCCACTCTGGAAAGAAAGCAGCTTTTGGAATCTTTTCacaaacaatgctttctctcagatgcctCCACCAAGGATCCCTCTCCAGTAttcaatgtttcctttcattATTCCTTCACATTCAGCCATGCCAACAGACACTAGTGCTTCATAGTCTGTATTAAGGTGTCATCAACTTTAGGATTATGTCAGATGTCTGGATTCTCATGAGAAAACTTTACCATGTTCGCACCGAGCAGCTCTGTCTTTCACTGGGAGCCtgtctctgctcctctctttaaCTTCAGGGAGCAGTCTCTTGTTCAGATTCAGGTTTTTTTGTCACTTTGACTTCTGTCTTCCTGGCACTCCTCTTTTCCTTCTTGGTATGTGACGGCGATTTATCTTTTGGTTTCTGCTTTCTGAATGCCTGCATTGCCCTGCCTcttctggcagcctctgtgaactccgtcttgcttcttggattaactggttgtaactgaaactcagtgtttctatcattcattgtgggaCTCTGAATAGAAGCAACCATTTTTTTAAACCTCCATAAATCTTACAATGTtgtaaaccttaaattaaaatgcagggacAGTTTAAAGTGAAACCACAAACCCACAGgcaggcagctttgtttaacatgaagcgaaattaaagttttggccgTTTCTGAGCACACAAGCACAGAaaaacaaattaaacttaaactcatgaattattTTCTAATGCCCACAAACGTAAATTATTTCAAAACAGCaaagcccaagatgctgtattctttattaactgctaCCTACACTTGCCCTGCTAACGGCAATGATCGATGCACATATACGTCcagtccctctgatcctgcaatcCGTTTACTATTCTActgattattttatattgcttgcTCTTGTGCATGTTTCCTGAAAGTATCACCTCACACGTCTCTGCATTCAACTTAATCTTCCACCTATCTGTACACTCCACCAATGTCCGTTTTTCACTCCAAGATCCCCTCCTCAGTTTACGATGCCTGAAAGGTTTCTGTGATCAACAATTTTTGAAATTTTCCTCTATACTGCAAATAActagatcattcatatatatcaggggAAAGCAAGGATCTCAATGCTGACCGCTAGGGTTCTCCATtaccgacatcctccagcctgaaaaatatccattactctttgttcatccaattttgtatccacattgcgactttgccatttattttatgagcttatgccacaagtctgtgtcactgcatcagatgatttttgaatatccatggataccacatcaacagcagaaccatcattgaacctttctgttgcttcctccagttcacagcaatataaagccagtcgcagagggcatttttttttaccaaccaatgaatttagtttc
It encodes:
- the LOC144488396 gene encoding uncharacterized protein LOC144488396, with amino-acid sequence MDADPNSTLTEFFTNCDDYLLLQLTKFYRDRLERAIEEGVEGLALMLIGEDHFSGQEYQKVSELVEKGNRAGSSKLLLNLVMEKGPRARRMMWESFVKMHHRLRKLGTILREIRELGSDPINYMKVGQELSEIPSHLKDLQQKHKQTLRVQTETLRVNTILIKEKVKIFQLVDRYAELTVISTVRDRTLVEHELLARGRDHEEWREKHLRRELEKIRTDQLFQSSFSPRKSKSGNSAAVSGVPGIGKTTMVQKIVYDWATGKIYPHFQFVFRFKFRDLNTINCRINLRNLILDQYPYFGNILGELWKKPE